The following are from one region of the Synechococcus sp. CBW1108 genome:
- a CDS encoding IS1182 family transposase — MQKRKTFRPWQPEQTSLLPASPSDWLTADHQVYFLLDLVDELDLSAIVIPAQSKDPRGEKGFDPRMMTLLLLYAYCVGTVSSRKIERACYEDLAFRVLTGNQQPDHSRISEFRRRNLEALSELFVQILRLCQAAGMVSLGHVALDGTKVQANASKHKAMSHERMLKAEAQLEKEIKELMRRAEILDAQEDGKYGKGKLGSDLPKELRRREDRLKKIRHARQALEAEAAAAAARDRAKQAAEAEAAVADAAAAADAAVADASEQQKLAGKAAKAQEKAEAAKELAIEKAQEAGLEPEGLDPQPADAMPYRGLAHRADGSPTAAAQRNYTDPDSHIMKSDGNLLQGYNCQAAVDGDHQVIVAMGVSNQPPDPEHLVPMLERTMANTTQVPRTFIADAGYWSEDNVSACEKRGTDPHIATGRLPHGQPLPPIYGPIPKGLDAKGKMARKLRKKEGREIYAKRKTIVEPVFGQTKEVRGLRRFLLRGLAKVNGEWMLWGTTHNLNKLWRHLKKQRLQEAMATG; from the coding sequence ATGCAGAAGCGCAAGACCTTTCGTCCCTGGCAGCCGGAGCAGACCTCCTTGCTGCCGGCCTCACCGAGTGACTGGCTGACCGCTGACCATCAGGTGTATTTCCTGCTCGATCTGGTCGATGAGCTGGATCTGTCGGCGATCGTGATCCCTGCCCAGAGCAAAGATCCCCGTGGCGAGAAGGGTTTCGACCCCAGGATGATGACGCTATTGCTGCTTTACGCCTACTGCGTGGGCACGGTCTCCTCCCGGAAGATTGAGCGGGCCTGCTACGAGGATCTGGCCTTCCGGGTGCTTACCGGCAACCAGCAGCCGGACCACAGCCGGATCAGTGAGTTCCGGCGCCGCAACCTTGAGGCCCTGAGCGAGCTGTTCGTTCAGATCCTGCGCCTCTGTCAGGCGGCCGGCATGGTCAGCCTGGGCCATGTGGCGCTGGACGGCACCAAGGTGCAGGCCAATGCCTCCAAACACAAAGCGATGAGCCACGAGCGGATGCTCAAAGCCGAGGCGCAGCTCGAGAAGGAGATCAAGGAGCTGATGCGCCGGGCCGAGATCCTTGATGCGCAGGAAGACGGCAAGTACGGCAAAGGCAAGCTGGGCAGTGATCTGCCCAAGGAGCTGCGGCGGCGCGAGGACCGGCTGAAGAAGATCCGCCATGCCCGACAAGCGTTGGAGGCAGAAGCAGCGGCCGCCGCTGCCCGTGATCGCGCCAAGCAGGCAGCAGAGGCAGAAGCTGCGGTGGCGGATGCTGCTGCTGCTGCCGATGCCGCAGTAGCGGATGCCAGCGAACAGCAGAAGCTGGCTGGCAAAGCAGCCAAGGCGCAGGAGAAAGCAGAGGCCGCCAAGGAGCTAGCGATCGAGAAGGCCCAGGAGGCAGGCCTTGAGCCGGAAGGATTGGATCCTCAGCCGGCTGACGCCATGCCTTATCGCGGCCTGGCCCATCGGGCCGATGGCAGCCCCACAGCCGCTGCGCAGCGGAACTACACGGATCCAGACAGCCACATCATGAAAAGCGACGGCAACCTGCTGCAGGGCTACAACTGCCAAGCGGCCGTCGATGGCGATCACCAGGTGATCGTGGCGATGGGCGTCAGCAACCAACCGCCGGATCCAGAGCACCTGGTGCCCATGCTGGAGCGCACCATGGCCAACACCACCCAGGTGCCCAGGACGTTCATTGCTGATGCGGGCTACTGGAGTGAGGACAACGTTTCTGCCTGCGAAAAGCGAGGCACCGACCCCCACATCGCGACGGGCAGGCTGCCGCACGGTCAGCCATTACCACCGATCTATGGCCCGATCCCCAAGGGGCTGGATGCCAAAGGCAAGATGGCCCGCAAGCTACGCAAGAAAGAAGGCCGAGAGATCTACGCCAAGCGCAAAACGATCGTGGAGCCGGTGTTTGGTCAAACCAAAGAAGTGCGAGGGCTGCGGCGCTTCCTGCTGCGCGGGCTGGCCAAGGTGAATGGGGAATGGATGCTCTGGGGAACAACCCACAACCTCAACAAGCTGTGGCGCCACCTGAAGAAACAGAGGCTGCAGGAGGCGATGGCAACGGGATAG
- a CDS encoding adenylate/guanylate cyclase domain-containing protein, translating into MESSSQLSPGGPVPRRRRRSPRLRWLENLRDRLPQRSSLPQLMFAPFAAQLLLAMALVLGLSYQMAGRIITQLTSELGGQIGERVLQELNAQLSAPRQVNAINARLLGSGLISPGRVLELGPLLQTEMEQFQGLGYVQLARPDGTYIALERNQQTDELELSRQGPGSGLRPMITARAGADGQPGEAIRSQSFDARQMLWYQRAVGNPEAISGFSVPFGSTKAPAGVAGADIWPIQITRFLQNLQIGKGAAVLVVDQQGFVVGSSSAQKLYGIEGGRLVRQRATEASDPLVRGMAQLVKPRFGQELAERRSINGSASMVVTRMWNDPSGIRWQVVVATPEDNYLAAAKNTLATSLVLVLMSFGVVVLVSRFTAKLVSSPLQKLAGAADAMAKGELDQRLSGSAIDEVNDLTLSFNGMAGQLRQSYGDLEASKNYQESILESMPSGVITFSESGLVRTANQASCRILGCELEQLVDRPATELFGGPNGWLALQLQEVQHRGESRQLLDTELALTEGTTSVNITLQPLQDPRLGTIGVILMLEDISEEKRIRGTMARYMDPLIAEQLLRSGSDTLGGVESMATVLFSDIRSFTSITEVLGAQGTVRFLNDYFTLMVDCLQREGGMLDKFIGDAVMAVFGLPVAGDSDEDQAIRSAIAMQEVLGNFNSERQTRGEQPIGIGIGLHTDAVVSGNIGSPKRMNYTVIGDGVNLAARLESACKFYGAKLLVSDATLRRAKGRYVSREADQVVVKGKSEPVLVHELLDFSTEASFPNRDAVFARYGTGLQAYRQQQWAEAMGEFQAALALHPGDRLSALYLERCEHLQQNNPGPDWNGVWVMEGK; encoded by the coding sequence ATGGAAAGCTCCAGCCAGCTGAGCCCCGGCGGCCCAGTGCCCCGGCGAAGACGACGCAGCCCCCGCCTGCGGTGGCTGGAGAACCTGCGCGATCGCCTGCCCCAGCGCAGCAGCCTGCCCCAGTTGATGTTCGCCCCCTTTGCCGCCCAGCTGCTGCTGGCGATGGCGCTGGTGCTGGGATTGAGCTATCAGATGGCGGGGCGGATCATCACCCAGCTCACCAGTGAGCTGGGTGGCCAGATCGGCGAGCGGGTGCTGCAGGAGCTGAATGCCCAGCTCAGCGCCCCGCGCCAGGTGAACGCCATCAATGCCAGGTTGCTGGGCAGCGGCCTGATCAGCCCGGGGCGGGTGCTGGAGCTGGGGCCACTGCTGCAGACGGAGATGGAGCAGTTCCAGGGCCTGGGCTATGTGCAGCTGGCCCGCCCCGATGGCACCTACATCGCCCTGGAGCGCAACCAGCAAACCGACGAGCTGGAACTGAGCCGCCAGGGGCCGGGATCGGGCTTGCGCCCCATGATCACCGCCCGAGCAGGAGCCGATGGCCAGCCGGGAGAGGCGATCCGCAGCCAGAGCTTTGATGCCCGGCAGATGCTCTGGTATCAGAGAGCCGTGGGCAATCCGGAGGCAATCAGCGGTTTTTCCGTGCCCTTCGGTTCCACCAAAGCTCCCGCTGGCGTGGCCGGCGCCGACATCTGGCCGATCCAGATCACCCGCTTTCTGCAAAACCTCCAGATCGGCAAGGGGGCGGCGGTGCTGGTGGTGGACCAGCAGGGATTTGTGGTGGGCAGCTCCAGTGCCCAGAAGCTCTATGGGATCGAGGGTGGACGCCTGGTGCGCCAACGGGCCACCGAAGCCAGCGACCCGCTGGTTCGCGGCATGGCCCAGCTGGTGAAACCACGCTTTGGCCAGGAACTGGCGGAGCGCCGCAGCATCAATGGCAGCGCCAGCATGGTGGTGACGCGGATGTGGAACGACCCCTCCGGTATCCGCTGGCAGGTGGTGGTGGCCACGCCGGAAGATAACTACCTGGCAGCGGCGAAAAACACCCTCGCCACCAGCCTTGTGCTGGTGTTGATGAGCTTCGGGGTGGTGGTGCTGGTGAGCCGGTTCACGGCCAAGCTGGTGAGCTCACCACTGCAAAAGCTGGCCGGCGCCGCCGATGCGATGGCCAAAGGTGAGCTGGATCAACGGCTGAGCGGCAGCGCCATCGATGAGGTCAACGACCTCACCCTGTCGTTCAACGGCATGGCCGGCCAGCTGCGCCAGAGCTATGGCGATCTGGAGGCCTCCAAGAACTACCAGGAGTCGATCCTCGAAAGCATGCCCAGCGGCGTGATCACCTTCAGCGAGTCTGGGCTGGTGCGCACGGCCAACCAGGCGAGTTGCCGGATCCTCGGCTGCGAACTGGAGCAATTGGTTGACCGGCCCGCCACCGAGCTGTTTGGCGGCCCTAACGGCTGGCTGGCATTGCAACTGCAGGAGGTGCAGCACCGCGGCGAGAGCCGCCAGCTGCTGGATACGGAGCTGGCCCTCACTGAGGGCACCACATCTGTAAATATCACCCTGCAGCCGCTGCAGGACCCCCGCCTCGGCACGATCGGCGTGATCCTGATGCTCGAGGACATCAGCGAGGAGAAACGGATCAGGGGCACGATGGCCCGCTACATGGACCCCCTGATCGCCGAGCAGCTACTGCGCAGCGGCTCCGACACCCTTGGTGGTGTGGAGAGCATGGCCACGGTGTTGTTCAGCGATATCCGCAGCTTCACCAGCATCACCGAAGTGCTGGGCGCCCAGGGCACGGTGCGCTTCCTCAACGACTACTTCACCTTGATGGTGGATTGCCTGCAACGGGAAGGCGGCATGCTCGATAAGTTCATCGGCGACGCCGTGATGGCCGTGTTTGGGCTGCCGGTGGCGGGCGACAGCGACGAAGATCAGGCGATCCGCTCGGCGATCGCCATGCAGGAGGTGTTGGGGAACTTCAACAGCGAACGCCAGACGCGGGGGGAGCAGCCGATAGGGATCGGCATTGGGCTGCACACCGATGCGGTGGTGAGCGGCAATATCGGCTCCCCCAAGCGCATGAACTACACGGTGATCGGCGATGGCGTGAACCTGGCGGCGCGGCTGGAATCGGCCTGCAAGTTTTATGGCGCCAAACTGCTCGTGAGCGATGCCACCCTGCGGCGGGCCAAGGGCCGATATGTGAGCCGGGAAGCAGACCAGGTGGTGGTGAAGGGCAAGAGCGAGCCGGTGCTGGTGCATGAGCTGCTGGATTTCAGCACCGAAGCGAGCTTCCCCAACCGCGATGCGGTGTTCGCCCGCTATGGCACGGGGCTCCAGGCCTACCGCCAACAGCAGTGGGCAGAGGCGATGGGCGAGTTCCAGGCGGCACTGGCACTGCACCCGGGTGACCGGCTGAGTGCGCTCTACCTAGAGCGCTGCGAGCACCTGCAACAAAACAACCCCGGCCCGGACTGGAACGGGGTGTGGGTCATGGAGGGCAAATAG
- a CDS encoding HlyD family efflux transporter periplasmic adaptor subunit encodes MTNLGKRSKAALVARPLDYQEVRLKAAPVWSQAVVWTIIGTASLGFIYAVTAKIDEVVVANGTIQALGAARPIMSPAPGVVSQIFVKEGQSVRAGEPLLRFDPEVSQTRRNTLQQQLRLERQRFQEQERAFRAREQSLGSRTESLEGSVETERVILSQIEPLAREGGIQTVQVLQQKNKIQQLRSEIAQSEANLREVQAELVKLRQESLRNLSDLERQLVEVNKAREYEMLRAPLAGMVFELKPSSPGYAASANETLLKVVPSGTLEAKVFLTNRDVGFARPGQEAQVRVDAFPFTQFGSIPGRLKAIGTDSLPPDPENPLPRFPAYVALDRLYLENNGTRHQVSSGQTVSVNLVVREKRVITLLTDAVQKAIDSLRRIRS; translated from the coding sequence ATGACCAACCTGGGCAAACGCAGCAAGGCCGCGCTGGTGGCCAGGCCCCTGGATTACCAGGAGGTACGTCTCAAAGCTGCACCGGTGTGGAGCCAGGCGGTGGTGTGGACGATCATCGGCACCGCCTCACTCGGGTTTATCTATGCGGTCACCGCCAAGATTGATGAGGTGGTGGTGGCCAACGGCACCATCCAGGCCTTGGGAGCAGCCCGGCCGATCATGAGCCCCGCCCCGGGGGTGGTGAGCCAGATCTTCGTCAAAGAGGGCCAGTCGGTGCGGGCTGGCGAACCGCTGCTGCGCTTTGATCCGGAAGTGAGCCAAACGCGGCGTAACACCCTGCAGCAACAGTTGCGGCTCGAGCGCCAGCGCTTCCAGGAGCAGGAGCGGGCTTTCAGGGCCCGCGAGCAGAGCCTGGGCTCACGCACCGAGAGCCTGGAGGGTTCGGTAGAAACCGAGCGGGTGATCCTCAGCCAGATCGAACCGCTGGCCCGGGAAGGTGGAATTCAGACTGTGCAGGTGCTGCAGCAGAAAAACAAGATCCAGCAACTGCGCTCGGAAATCGCCCAATCGGAAGCGAATTTGCGGGAGGTGCAGGCCGAACTGGTGAAGCTGCGCCAGGAATCGCTGCGTAATCTTTCCGACCTGGAGCGCCAGTTGGTGGAAGTGAACAAGGCCCGGGAATATGAGATGTTGCGCGCACCGCTGGCGGGGATGGTGTTCGAGCTCAAACCATCCAGCCCGGGCTATGCGGCCAGCGCCAACGAAACCCTGCTGAAGGTGGTGCCCAGCGGCACCTTGGAGGCGAAGGTGTTTCTCACCAACCGGGATGTGGGCTTTGCCCGCCCCGGCCAGGAAGCCCAGGTGCGGGTGGACGCCTTTCCCTTCACCCAATTTGGCTCCATCCCCGGCCGGCTAAAGGCGATCGGCACCGATTCGCTGCCGCCCGATCCAGAGAACCCCCTGCCACGCTTTCCGGCCTACGTGGCCCTCGATCGGCTCTACCTGGAGAACAACGGCACCCGCCACCAGGTGAGCTCCGGCCAAACCGTATCGGTGAATCTGGTGGTGCGCGAAAAACGGGTGATCACCCTGCTCACCGATGCGGTGCAGAAGGCGATCGACTCCCTGCGCCGCATCCGCTCCTAA
- a CDS encoding peptidase domain-containing ABC transporter codes for MLLLPPGSHSLQAGGGAWLVSSANFEGLEPGAEVTGPAELFVRGKLPGRLVAQPPGWPPDRLPAAMVVDGDLAPDAEVLEPEWVESPGAIVAVERQTDSLEDWYGRLSDDGSFPQARGEGPIDEPMACLRMLARHFDLPFRKDVLRRILVAQHQHQGDAGIALTQLAAVCDLMGLRASLLEVSAAQLPRLPLPVLVLQEGHPQLLWEIGAGDALVGDPRGKQEWRGLEAFTSSNGDGTVAVLAVERSASSPTARFGLSWFLPALQQHRRILIQVLIASFFVQLFGLFNPLLIQQIIDAVISQGNLSSLNVLGTLLVGMAIAQAVLGALRTYLFSDTTNRIDITLGATIIDHLLRLPLGYFASRPVGEVSSRINELEKIRRFLTGTALTVVLDAVFALIYIAVMLLYSVSLTFWSLAVVPFFVGLTAATAPIIRAQLRDQAEANARVQSHLVETLSGMETVKGQGMELHSRWRWQQLYGGQIQAGFRNTLTSTAAGSASKFFEQLSGLLVLWVGAGLVLKGEMTLGQLIAFRILAGFVTSPLLRLATLWQNFQETALSLERLADIIDQPEEIEIAGEQLPPLPPLQGGISYEGVNFRFGNQGPLQLVNVGFEIPAGAFIGIVGSSGSGKSTLLKLLTRLYDPLEGRIRIDGYDISKVDLYSLRAQIGVVPQDSLLFDGSVLANLSLTRPDASFEEICLAAEVACAHEFIQAMPAGYSSSVGERGAGLSGGQRQRIAIARMVLKQPRLLILDEATSALDGETEKQVTRNLMEAYRGRTVLFITHRLGALRHADQILVMDKGALVEQGAHAELMALGGRYATLYSQQEAALV; via the coding sequence GTGCTGCTGCTGCCCCCAGGTAGCCACAGCCTCCAGGCCGGCGGTGGGGCCTGGCTGGTCAGCTCGGCCAACTTCGAGGGCCTGGAACCGGGCGCCGAGGTAACAGGCCCTGCGGAGCTGTTTGTGCGCGGCAAGCTGCCCGGCCGGCTGGTGGCCCAACCGCCGGGCTGGCCGCCCGATCGCCTACCGGCGGCCATGGTGGTGGACGGGGATCTGGCTCCCGATGCCGAGGTGCTGGAGCCGGAATGGGTGGAGAGCCCCGGCGCGATCGTGGCGGTGGAGCGGCAAACCGATTCGCTCGAGGATTGGTATGGCCGCCTCAGCGACGACGGCAGCTTCCCCCAGGCCCGCGGCGAGGGGCCGATCGATGAACCGATGGCCTGCCTGCGCATGCTGGCGCGGCACTTCGACCTGCCCTTCCGCAAGGACGTGTTGCGCCGGATCCTGGTGGCCCAACACCAGCATCAAGGCGATGCGGGCATCGCTTTGACCCAGCTAGCGGCCGTGTGCGACCTGATGGGCCTGCGGGCCTCGCTGCTGGAGGTGTCGGCGGCCCAGCTGCCGCGGCTGCCGCTGCCGGTGTTGGTGCTGCAGGAGGGCCACCCCCAGCTGCTCTGGGAGATCGGCGCCGGCGATGCCCTGGTGGGCGATCCCCGTGGCAAGCAGGAGTGGCGCGGCCTGGAGGCGTTCACCAGTTCCAACGGGGATGGAACGGTGGCGGTGTTGGCGGTGGAGCGCAGTGCCAGCTCGCCCACGGCCCGTTTTGGCCTGAGCTGGTTTTTGCCGGCGCTCCAACAGCACCGCAGGATTTTGATCCAGGTGCTGATCGCCAGCTTCTTTGTGCAGCTGTTTGGGCTGTTCAATCCGCTGCTGATCCAGCAGATCATCGATGCGGTGATCAGCCAGGGCAACCTCAGCAGCCTCAATGTGCTCGGCACCCTGCTGGTGGGCATGGCGATCGCCCAGGCGGTGCTGGGCGCCCTGCGCACCTATCTGTTCTCCGACACCACCAACCGAATCGACATCACCCTCGGCGCCACGATCATCGACCACCTGCTGCGCCTGCCCCTGGGCTATTTCGCCAGCCGGCCGGTGGGGGAGGTGAGCAGCCGCATCAACGAGCTGGAAAAGATCCGCCGCTTTCTCACCGGCACGGCGCTGACGGTGGTGCTGGACGCGGTGTTTGCCCTGATCTACATCGCCGTGATGTTGCTCTACAGCGTCAGCCTCACCTTCTGGAGCCTGGCGGTGGTGCCATTTTTCGTGGGGCTCACGGCGGCCACGGCGCCGATCATCCGCGCCCAGCTGCGCGACCAGGCCGAGGCCAATGCCCGGGTACAGAGCCACCTGGTGGAAACCCTCAGCGGCATGGAAACGGTGAAGGGCCAGGGGATGGAGCTGCACAGCCGCTGGCGCTGGCAGCAGCTCTACGGCGGCCAGATTCAGGCCGGCTTCCGCAACACCCTCACCAGCACTGCAGCCGGCTCGGCCAGCAAGTTTTTCGAGCAGCTCTCCGGCCTGCTGGTGTTGTGGGTGGGGGCTGGGTTGGTTCTCAAGGGGGAAATGACCCTGGGCCAGCTGATCGCTTTCCGCATCCTGGCCGGCTTTGTCACCAGCCCCCTGCTACGCCTGGCCACCCTCTGGCAGAACTTCCAGGAAACCGCCCTGTCGCTGGAGCGGCTCGCCGACATCATCGACCAGCCCGAGGAGATCGAAATCGCCGGCGAACAGCTGCCGCCCCTGCCGCCGCTGCAGGGGGGCATCAGCTACGAGGGCGTGAACTTCCGCTTTGGCAACCAGGGGCCCCTGCAGCTGGTGAATGTGGGCTTCGAAATCCCCGCCGGTGCCTTCATCGGCATCGTTGGCAGCAGTGGCAGCGGCAAGAGCACCCTGCTCAAGCTGCTCACCCGGCTCTACGACCCGCTTGAGGGCCGGATCCGCATCGATGGCTACGACATCAGCAAGGTGGATCTCTACTCCCTGCGGGCCCAGATCGGCGTGGTGCCCCAGGACAGCCTGCTGTTCGACGGCTCGGTGCTGGCCAACCTGTCGCTGACGCGCCCCGATGCCTCCTTTGAGGAGATCTGCCTGGCGGCCGAGGTGGCCTGTGCCCACGAGTTCATCCAGGCCATGCCAGCTGGCTACAGCAGCTCGGTGGGCGAGCGGGGGGCTGGCTTAAGTGGCGGCCAGCGCCAGCGGATCGCCATTGCCCGCATGGTGCTCAAGCAGCCGCGGTTGCTGATTCTCGATGAGGCCACCAGCGCCCTCGATGGGGAAACCGAGAAGCAGGTAACCCGCAACCTGATGGAGGCCTACCGGGGCCGCACGGTGCTGTTCATCACCCATCGGCTCGGAGCACTGCGTCACGCCGATCAGATCCTGGTGATGGATAAGGGCGCCCTGGTGGAGCAGGGCGCCCACGCTGAGCTGATGGCCCTGGGCGGCCGCTACGCCACGCTCTACAGCCAGCAGGAGGCGGCGCTTGTATGA
- a CDS encoding Crp/Fnr family transcriptional regulator — protein MDLAIALRVLAGWTPFNQLQPKEQARLAETLQPLQLRPGQKLFEHGSLPPGVAYVVKGQLRLLAQDENGEPFTLKRIDPGSMVGERSLLRGTTALALQAALPTQLWLLPADAFLAAIEELPKPCPPLATPSLEELYAALAASPRPNLPPPPGPAGLGLQPTAGALRRPAGAAAAPR, from the coding sequence TTGGATTTAGCAATTGCCCTGCGGGTTCTGGCCGGCTGGACGCCCTTCAACCAGCTGCAGCCAAAAGAGCAGGCCCGTCTGGCCGAAACCCTCCAGCCGCTGCAGTTGCGTCCTGGCCAGAAACTTTTTGAGCATGGCAGCCTGCCGCCGGGGGTTGCCTACGTGGTGAAGGGCCAGCTGCGGCTGCTGGCCCAGGACGAAAACGGCGAACCCTTCACGCTCAAGCGCATCGATCCGGGCTCCATGGTGGGCGAACGCAGCCTGCTGCGTGGCACGACTGCCCTGGCACTGCAGGCCGCCCTGCCCACCCAGCTGTGGTTACTGCCGGCAGACGCCTTTTTGGCGGCCATCGAAGAGCTGCCCAAGCCCTGCCCGCCGCTGGCCACCCCCAGCCTGGAGGAGCTCTACGCCGCGCTGGCCGCCAGCCCCCGGCCCAACCTGCCCCCCCCGCCAGGCCCTGCGGGACTGGGCCTCCAACCAACTGCAGGAGCACTTCGGCGACCAGCAGGTGCTGCTGCTGCCCCCAGGTAG
- a CDS encoding peptidylprolyl isomerase, which translates to MATDWCSELKNSDLARWGLLDQVARERCIDRLLSNRPLPAPELLLQMRQELEQKLGLLDPERRSQWLQQHGLSEEALDRMAARSWQWLGWCRERWGSGLETIFLRRKAEFDRVSYSMLRLRDAELAAELYQQIKEGEALFSDLASTFSEGPEKHSGGLLGPVPLSQPHPALAKLLQVSKPGQLWPPKRHEGWWVIVRLEKLLPASLDAALQETLLLEEGERALQRQLQQLAALQK; encoded by the coding sequence TTGGCGACCGACTGGTGCTCTGAGCTCAAAAACAGCGATCTGGCCCGCTGGGGACTGCTCGATCAGGTGGCCCGAGAGCGCTGCATCGATCGACTGCTGAGCAACCGGCCGCTGCCGGCCCCTGAGCTACTGCTGCAGATGCGCCAGGAACTTGAGCAGAAGCTGGGGCTGCTGGATCCGGAGCGGCGCAGCCAATGGCTTCAACAGCACGGCCTCAGCGAAGAGGCGCTGGACCGCATGGCAGCCCGCTCCTGGCAGTGGTTGGGGTGGTGCCGGGAGCGCTGGGGCAGCGGGCTGGAGACAATTTTTCTACGCCGCAAGGCCGAATTCGACCGGGTGAGCTACTCAATGCTGCGTCTACGAGATGCCGAATTGGCCGCCGAGCTCTACCAGCAGATCAAGGAGGGCGAGGCCCTGTTTTCCGACCTGGCGAGCACCTTCTCCGAGGGACCGGAAAAACACAGCGGCGGCCTGCTGGGGCCGGTGCCCCTCAGCCAGCCCCATCCGGCCCTGGCAAAGCTCCTGCAGGTGAGCAAGCCGGGGCAGCTCTGGCCGCCGAAAAGACATGAAGGCTGGTGGGTAATCGTGCGCTTGGAGAAGCTGCTGCCCGCCAGCCTGGATGCGGCCCTGCAGGAAACCCTGCTGCTGGAGGAGGGGGAGCGGGCCCTGCAGCGCCAGCTGCAACAGCTGGCGGCCCTGCAGAAATAA